Proteins from a genomic interval of Harpia harpyja isolate bHarHar1 chromosome 7, bHarHar1 primary haplotype, whole genome shotgun sequence:
- the SLC23A3 gene encoding solute carrier family 23 member 3 isoform X2, producing MNGGHCGAPGARSPVLSSCSPQKMCSWMLSCCLALQHLAVQASLLCIFHLLLLPTLPEEPSHAQATSELLARSLFACGISTVLQTTLGSRLPLVQIPSFEYLVPAMVLSSHLSLTASTDRNGTAVASVCPAPHCTIVGSWAASLREVSGAVLVSGLVQLALGVSGVCGWAARHCGPMVLAPSLSIIGLSAYKEAAFFCSTNWGVALLLMLLAVTFSQHLGSCRLPFCAWPQAWGSSIEPSVPTLRTFSVLLPFAGVCIVCAILSHLHVPWESLDLAMAQLSWANSTFHAPWVHIPYAGEWGWPLLTPQALAVGIAMAIGCSMNSVGCYVLCGRLLRAPRLPPEACNRGLCTEGLGSLLAGLLGTPGGTAASIANTCTTGLTQVGSRLSVQVSALVCVVLGMSPRLAGFLTRIPLAVHGGVLCVTYAVAVGTGISYFQYADIDSGRNIFIVGFTMFVALLVPRWFGAGPAHLATGWVPLDLLFLSLLMVPVFLTGFLSFFLENTVSGTLEERGLLSELAPQKAGAGDHQPYGARGEASQAYGLPAGLRGLLPSSCKAFPCCFLCPGSEEEKEEEEEEGSRATEEGTAPPGEGTHLLPKPGSGEPQLSRRPSETEMPTWHTVA from the exons ATGAATGGGGGCCACTGTGGAGCGCCTGGTGCCAGGAGCCCTGTGCTCTCATCCTGCTCCCCACAGAAGATGTGCTCCTGGATGCTGAGCTGTTGCTTAGCCCTTCAA CACCTGGCCGTGCAGGCCTCCTTGCTCTGcatcttccacctcctcctgctgcccaccctgcccgaGGAGCCATCCCATGCCCAGGCCACCAGTGAGCTACTGGCACGCAGCCTCTTTGCCTGTGGCATCTCCACGGTGCTGCAGACCACCCTGGGGAGCCG gctgccacTAGTTCAAATTCCATCCTTTGAGTACCTGGTCCCTGCCATGGTGCTGAGCTCCCACCTGTCCCTCACTGCCAGCACGGACAGGAACG GCACAGCTGTTGCCAGTGTGTGCCCTGCACCGCACTGCACCATTGTAGGGAGCTGGGCTGCCTCGCTGCGAGAG GTCTCTGGAGCTGTGCTGGTCTCTGGACTGGTTCAGCTGGCACTGGGAGTGTCTGGCGTGTGCGGGTGGGCAGCCCGGCACTGTGGGCCCATGGTCCTGGCCCCCAGCCTCTCCATCATCGGGCTGTCCGCATACAAGGAGGCCGCTTTCTTCTGCTCCACTAACTGGGGGGTAGCGCTGCT GCTCATGCTCCTTGCTGTCACCTTCTCCCAGCACCTGGGGTCCTGCCGCCTGCCCTTCTGCGCCTGGCCCCAGGCTTGGGGCAGCTCCATCGAGCCATCTGTCCCCACCCTGCGCACATTCTCG GTACTGCTCCCGTTTGCTGGTGTCTGCATCGTCTGTGCCATCCTCAGCCACCTCCACGTCCCCTGGGAATCACTGGACCTGGCCATGGCACAGCTGTCCTGGGCCAACAGCACCTTCCATGCCCCTTGGGTCCACATACCCTACGCAG GCGAGTGGGGGTGGCCGCTGCTCACCCCCCAGGCGCTGGCAGTGGGCATCGCCATGGCCATTGGCTGCAGCATGAACTCGGTGGGCTGCTATGTGCTGTGCGGCAGGCTGCTGCGagccccccggctgccccccgaAGCCTGCAACCGGGGGCTCTGCACAGAAGGGCTGGGCAGCctcctggcagggctgctgggcacCCCGGGGGGTACGGCCGCCAGCATCGCCAACACCTGCACCACCGGCCTCACGCAG GTTGGCTCTCGCCTCTCGGTGCAAGTAAGCGCACTGGTGTGCGTGGTGCTGGGCATGTCCCCGAGGCTGGCAGGGTTCCTCACCCGCATCCCGCTGGCGGTTCATG gagGGGTGCTCTGTGTCACCTATGCTGTGGCTGTGGGCACGGGGATCTCCTACTTCCAGTACGCGGACATCGACTCGGGGAGGAACATCTTCATCGTCGGCTTCACCATGTTCGTGGCGCTGCTGGTGCCGCGGTGGTTCGGCGCGGGTCCGGCTCACCTGGCCACAG gctgggtGCCCCTGgacctcctcttcctttccctgctcaTGGTGCCTGTCTTCTTAACTGGCTTCTTGTCATTTTTCCTGGAGAACACAGTCTCAG GAACCCTGGAGGAGCGAGGGCTGCTCTCGGAGCTGGCACCACAGAAAGCTGGGGCAGGCGATCACCAGCCCTATGGAGCGAGGGGTGAAGCCAGCCAGGCATATGGGCTCCCTGCCGGGCTGAGGGGGCTGCTGCCATCCTCCTGCAAAGCCTTCCCCTGCTGCTTCCTCTGCCCGGGGagtgaggaagagaaggaggaggaagaggaggagggcagccGTGCCACTGAGGAGGGGACCGCTCCCCCAGGGGAAGGCACGCACCTGCTCCCCAAACCCGGCTCCGGGGAGCCGCAGCTGTCCAGGAGGCCGAGCGAGACGGAGATGCCCACATGGCACACTGTGGCCTGA
- the SLC23A3 gene encoding solute carrier family 23 member 3 isoform X1, translated as MVLSSHLSLTASTDRNGTAVASVCPAPHCTIVGSWAASLREVSGAVLVSGLVQLALGVSGVCGWAARHCGPMVLAPSLSIIGLSAYKEAAFFCSTNWGVALLLMLLAVTFSQHLGSCRLPFCAWPQAWGSSIEPSVPTLRTFSVLLPFAGVCIVCAILSHLHVPWESLDLAMAQLSWANSTFHAPWVHIPYAGEWGWPLLTPQALAVGIAMAIGCSMNSVGCYVLCGRLLRAPRLPPEACNRGLCTEGLGSLLAGLLGTPGGTAASIANTCTTGLTQVGSRLSVQVSALVCVVLGMSPRLAGFLTRIPLAVHGGVLCVTYAVAVGTGISYFQYADIDSGRNIFIVGFTMFVALLVPRWFGAGPAHLATGWVPLDLLFLSLLMVPVFLTGFLSFFLENTVSGTLEERGLLSELAPQKAGAGDHQPYGARGEASQAYGLPAGLRGLLPSSCKAFPCCFLCPGSEEEKEEEEEEGSRATEEGTAPPGEGTHLLPKPGSGEPQLSRRPSETEMPTWHTVA; from the exons ATGGTGCTGAGCTCCCACCTGTCCCTCACTGCCAGCACGGACAGGAACG GCACAGCTGTTGCCAGTGTGTGCCCTGCACCGCACTGCACCATTGTAGGGAGCTGGGCTGCCTCGCTGCGAGAG GTCTCTGGAGCTGTGCTGGTCTCTGGACTGGTTCAGCTGGCACTGGGAGTGTCTGGCGTGTGCGGGTGGGCAGCCCGGCACTGTGGGCCCATGGTCCTGGCCCCCAGCCTCTCCATCATCGGGCTGTCCGCATACAAGGAGGCCGCTTTCTTCTGCTCCACTAACTGGGGGGTAGCGCTGCT GCTCATGCTCCTTGCTGTCACCTTCTCCCAGCACCTGGGGTCCTGCCGCCTGCCCTTCTGCGCCTGGCCCCAGGCTTGGGGCAGCTCCATCGAGCCATCTGTCCCCACCCTGCGCACATTCTCG GTACTGCTCCCGTTTGCTGGTGTCTGCATCGTCTGTGCCATCCTCAGCCACCTCCACGTCCCCTGGGAATCACTGGACCTGGCCATGGCACAGCTGTCCTGGGCCAACAGCACCTTCCATGCCCCTTGGGTCCACATACCCTACGCAG GCGAGTGGGGGTGGCCGCTGCTCACCCCCCAGGCGCTGGCAGTGGGCATCGCCATGGCCATTGGCTGCAGCATGAACTCGGTGGGCTGCTATGTGCTGTGCGGCAGGCTGCTGCGagccccccggctgccccccgaAGCCTGCAACCGGGGGCTCTGCACAGAAGGGCTGGGCAGCctcctggcagggctgctgggcacCCCGGGGGGTACGGCCGCCAGCATCGCCAACACCTGCACCACCGGCCTCACGCAG GTTGGCTCTCGCCTCTCGGTGCAAGTAAGCGCACTGGTGTGCGTGGTGCTGGGCATGTCCCCGAGGCTGGCAGGGTTCCTCACCCGCATCCCGCTGGCGGTTCATG gagGGGTGCTCTGTGTCACCTATGCTGTGGCTGTGGGCACGGGGATCTCCTACTTCCAGTACGCGGACATCGACTCGGGGAGGAACATCTTCATCGTCGGCTTCACCATGTTCGTGGCGCTGCTGGTGCCGCGGTGGTTCGGCGCGGGTCCGGCTCACCTGGCCACAG gctgggtGCCCCTGgacctcctcttcctttccctgctcaTGGTGCCTGTCTTCTTAACTGGCTTCTTGTCATTTTTCCTGGAGAACACAGTCTCAG GAACCCTGGAGGAGCGAGGGCTGCTCTCGGAGCTGGCACCACAGAAAGCTGGGGCAGGCGATCACCAGCCCTATGGAGCGAGGGGTGAAGCCAGCCAGGCATATGGGCTCCCTGCCGGGCTGAGGGGGCTGCTGCCATCCTCCTGCAAAGCCTTCCCCTGCTGCTTCCTCTGCCCGGGGagtgaggaagagaaggaggaggaagaggaggagggcagccGTGCCACTGAGGAGGGGACCGCTCCCCCAGGGGAAGGCACGCACCTGCTCCCCAAACCCGGCTCCGGGGAGCCGCAGCTGTCCAGGAGGCCGAGCGAGACGGAGATGCCCACATGGCACACTGTGGCCTGA